A single genomic interval of Demequina sp. NBRC 110054 harbors:
- a CDS encoding LppM family (lipo)protein translates to MTRHVRRRLGALVLTITAALALSGCYTMSTSTTYHADGTMDMTMIVAMEESLLEDSGMTAEDMVDDTTSEFTDVEGLTDIFTIEPYAEDGLAGIIMTVEGATEEQLAAFETSDSAAYTPASTITYGDGSITVSSLSSEEALAEQEDAAAELEAYGMDISDFAAFLDFEVRHTFPGPVESTTIGYIDPEDPNTVVIDDFEETFGLTDWTIVASDGTSSGIAWWMWAAGGAVLAAILAAGAIVALRSRGTGSDPDMEDVPVAPAPVAAPVAAGPDAATFEPAPEAPQEQEPPQA, encoded by the coding sequence ATGACTCGCCATGTTCGCCGCCGCCTGGGCGCGCTCGTTCTGACCATCACCGCCGCGCTCGCGTTGTCCGGCTGCTACACGATGAGCACCTCCACGACGTATCACGCCGACGGCACGATGGACATGACGATGATCGTCGCGATGGAGGAGAGCCTCCTCGAGGACTCCGGCATGACCGCGGAGGACATGGTGGACGACACGACGTCCGAGTTCACCGACGTCGAGGGCCTCACCGACATCTTCACGATCGAGCCCTACGCCGAGGACGGCCTCGCGGGGATCATCATGACCGTCGAGGGCGCGACGGAGGAGCAGCTCGCCGCCTTCGAGACCTCGGACAGCGCCGCCTACACGCCGGCGTCCACCATCACCTACGGCGACGGCTCGATCACGGTCTCCTCGCTCAGCTCCGAGGAGGCGCTCGCCGAGCAGGAGGACGCCGCCGCAGAGCTCGAGGCGTACGGCATGGACATCAGCGACTTCGCGGCCTTCCTCGACTTCGAGGTGCGCCACACGTTCCCCGGCCCCGTCGAGTCGACCACGATCGGCTACATCGACCCCGAGGACCCGAACACCGTCGTCATCGACGACTTCGAGGAGACCTTCGGCCTGACCGACTGGACGATCGTCGCCTCGGACGGCACCTCCTCCGGGATCGCCTGGTGGATGTGGGCCGCGGGCGGCGCGGTGCTGGCCGCGATCCTCGCGGCGGGCGCGATCGTCGCGCTGCGGTCGCGCGGCACGGGCTCGGACCCCGACATGGAGGATGTGCCGGTTGCGCCTGCTCCGGTAGCCGCCCCTGTCGCCGCCGGCCCTGACGCCGCCACGTTCGAGCCCGCGCCCGAGGCTCCGCAGGAGCAGGAGCCGCCGCAGGCCTGA